In Narcine bancroftii isolate sNarBan1 chromosome 7, sNarBan1.hap1, whole genome shotgun sequence, the sequence TTTTGGGGAATGGAGGTGCATAGGGACTAATGAAAATGAGGTGGTCCAGTCCAGGGAACTGGAAGTCCtcaaagtgatggagggcatgtaagATATCCCAGATGTAGATGGGAAGGGACTGAACCAAGGAGGTCAAAATTGTCAGTATTTCCTTCTTTTGTTTCAGGTTCCCAGCATCAGCGATATTTTGACTTTTAGCTCCAACCTTTTAGCCCTCCACCCTCCTGTTAATATGACACATGGGCTTCATTTTACCTCTCCCAACAACTCCTACAAAaactgattttccgtctgggaattctccagccagatggtattaacatcgacttttccagcttctgctaacctgctatcctcttccatctccctcctccccttcccagttctcctccctcccttcccctagcCATCCTacctccccttgatctctgctgtccccttcctcccttcttcacctatagcctttgtgaccacccctccccactcttttgtttggatgcctgctgacatttttcagtaccttgatgaagggctctagcccaaaacgtcggttatgcaTCTTTCTTTACCTTCGCTACATaaaggatactgcttgacctgctgagtttctccagtttgtgTTTTTGCTGTTTTTCTTCATTTTACCTCTGCTTGCCAGACCAGCGCTAATCTATAAACCTCGGCTGTTCTGGGTTACTTCAGAAACTCACCAAGGAACACATTATTGCAATGACAGAACAGATTGAGATCGATTCGCCATCTCCAACCTCCTCCCTCTATCACTCTATCAGTCTTCATGGATGGTGTTTCCCAAATGTCTACAGTAGTTTCAACTATATCTCCTACAGGGGTGTTAACCTCGCCCGTAAAACCTTTGGTCCCTCCTATGTTTGTTAAGTTTTGACAATTAAGTTCTGTGACTAATCTGACATAAATTGTTTGCACAATTTTTCCCCAGGTTTCCCTTGATTACCTTCATCAGACTGATAACAAGCTACTTTCTTCATAAAAGCACGATCCCTGCtgacggacacacacacacgcacccgaGTGACAAGATGAAGACTTTAGTACTTCTCAGTATCCTGATCGCAGTTTCCAGTGCCAAAATCGTTGGAAGATGTGAGCTTGTGGATATTATAAAGCACTCCAAGCTAACTAAGTTCTCTCAATACACTGTCGATGATTGTAAGTGACATCTCTTTTCTACCAAAAAGACTCTAGCATTTGTTTTATGGGTCAGtgtttttggggtgggggggtggggcgggggtgaTCTCGGCATCCCTGTGAAGGACTGCATTTATTCCCCATCCCAGTTATCCCTTAGGGAGCTTGTTCTGACAGAGggagggattttttaaaaatgtacagcacactaacaggcctATCAAGCCTACGAACCTGCTCCATTCAACTGGCCTACatacccccatatgttttgaagggtggagggaaaccagagtgcctggaggaaacccatgcagacacagggaagaaTGTACACAATCTTTGCAGACAGCAGTGGCGCTTTGATAGCGTTACACTAACCGCTATGGCAATTTAGTGCCCATGAAACAATTATACCTTTCCAAACCAGGGTAAGAAATTACCTGGAGGGGACTGCATTAGGAAGTGTTCCTGTCCACCTGAAGCCCTCGCCAGTCTAAGTGAGTTGGCTGGTCTGGCTCCTGTGATGTTTGGGATCTCAGGAGGAAGCCCATCATGGTTATTAGTTCTTATTCCTAACACTCACACATGTTGTGCCACATTATCACTGAGGATAAGTGCAATGCTCAATGTGCtggtttcaaatttaatttttttttatgttacaatttaagttttttaatttagacatgcagcatcgTACCGGGCTATTCCAGCCAATGAGCTCAtgtacccaattacacccaattaacttacaacccctgtatatttttgaagggtgggaggaaacctcaacacctagaggaaacctacacagacacagggagaatgtacaaactccttagagacagctcTGGCACTGTAGTAGTGTTATGCTATtcactacgctaaccatgtcaTCCAAAACTTCCTCACAGCAAGTTGCCAAATTACACTTTACTGGCCTTTCCTGTAAAAACCACTCAACAACTGAATGATACAACAATATCATAGTAATATTTCTACAAAATTTTTTATTTGAAGTAGCCTAAATTATTTCTCAACAAAGTATTTGCATGATCCTGTTTCTTTTTTCTGTTCTTTAGTGTTCAACAAGTGTTGCTTTTAATTCTAGGGGTATGTCTGGCCTACCACGAAAGTAAATACAACACAATGGAAGTGGGTCGGGACAGAAGGGATGGAAAACTATGGGCATCCATGTATGGAATTTTCCAGATCAGTAGCAAATGGTGGTGTGATGATAACCGAACTCCTGACGCTAGAAATGGCTGTGGGATGAAATGTACTGGTAGGTGAATCAATGCAATCTTAACTTTGTACTTGGTTACCAGTTAAAATAACAAAAGGTATTCATTGCATGTTGTTAATGGAGCTTTTGTCTCAACGGAATCTCAAAGCCTTTCTGTCATCTACAAAACATAAGTTGGCAGGGTGCTGGAACACTCCCTACTTGCCCATATAAGTGCAGCTTCAACACTCAAACAGTTCAACACCAACCATGAAAAACAATCTGTAAACTGGCAACCCATTCACCATCCCAAGAATCCAATCCCCTCTGTTTGTATCCCAGTGTATGAAAAGTCCTGCAGTtaggattcaagattcctttattatcatgtaatagtacaaaacTTGTACTATCAATCAAAATTGTCTTCTGTCTGCTGTATAGCAGAGAAAAAGTTGCCATTATTaggcctggcaccccttacagaaagagagggagagagaagcaaaagagagttccttcagagtcactgagtgtccatagatttgccttcAGTAGCTGCACAGACtcttgttcgatccatcggcaacccgagttccagatagaaacctctgacatgatcaagaagcttttggtgcccgaggccctttggaacctttattgacctctgcaccctttcaattcCCAGCTCCAATATTTGGTtcccagcccacagcctgtgtgggtccctcagccactgagccccttgttgGATTGCTGCTGCGGTCACCGTTCTGCAAGGTTGTCTCCTCAGCTTCTTCTACTCCTCGAGGGtgtgtttctgatgccctgcactgATTCGATGCTCCCCAGGGTCTGTTGTGATGTCTCTTTTAAGGAAttaagtatctgtattcccagatctatcCCTTTATGccctagatttcagatttattgtcagggaacatagatgacatcacataacaccctaagattctttctctgcaggtgaggcagaattgccacttattggtagtgctaaAAAAAACCGTACAtagcatacacatgtaaacaaataaagaactgtgaacagataatgaatgtaaacaaactgtgcaatacaaagagaaagaaaaacactCTAAAGTCCACaggtaagggtccttaaatgttgaggactctgatggtggaggggtaacaactgcTGTTGACACATGGTggttcaagtcttgtggcatctatacctctttcctgatggcaggaacaagaacagagcatatgctggttggtgtggatccttgatgatcgctgctgttctctgatggcagcactccctgtagatgttcttaatagtggggagggttttgcctatattgttctgggctgtgtccactaccttttacagagctttgcgctcaagggtattggtgtccccaaaccagatTGTGATTCAGCCGGTcaccatactttccaccacacacctgtagaaattggccAAGgattttggtgtcataccaaacctgtgcaaactcctgaggaagtcgaggtgcaaa encodes:
- the LOC138739809 gene encoding lysozyme C-like; translated protein: MKTLVLLSILIAVSSAKIVGRCELVDIIKHSKLTKFSQYTVDDWVCLAYHESKYNTMEVGRDRRDGKLWASMYGIFQISSKWWCDDNRTPDARNGCGMKCTDFLGDYLEPDIECAAKIVSKEGMEAWSSWVENCKGKWISYFSYFCF